In a genomic window of Echeneis naucrates chromosome 4, fEcheNa1.1, whole genome shotgun sequence:
- the slain2 gene encoding SLAIN motif-containing protein 2 isoform X4 — MEDINSNINADLEVRKLQDLVKKLEQQNEQLRSRSTMLSSSGAMSGNHRPLSAGYDPSSLSAGMAAGLAGFSGVGFVGTGGYGGLLENNRCLSPRLSYDGISFRRAYEGEGASAATSVSSMNSLYSDAAGSYIDEGETSILDEVEILDLEDMDCLNEDEDSWLYETKLNSPLQKALSPIVWCRQALDNPSPEMESAKRSLIHRLDLTMSANKRRSLYGSPYNHQSYGSPYSTNAANSPYSSGFNSPSSTPIRVPIIRQQLMPGNAVHQRNAAAERNPPAVSPQSSVDSELSTSEMDEDSVGSSTTYKLNDVTDVQILARMQEESLRQDYAATASRRSSGSSCHSLRRSTFSDQELDAHSLEDEEEAVHPAFHLPSSRFSPSPRHSPRASPRNSPRSRSPARSIDYSHSRGSPQPIISRLQQPRHSLQGHGHELQTNVVKNEEKLRRSLPNLTRPSVVAQAPEPVKNSRSCESNLQVPNGGSPRHQSQSAIPSPSKLRTPATPSPLALRQPVKATSNPSSATSTPTRSLATPRSGLPRPSVSAGGGIPLPRSKLAQPVRRSLPAPRTYGGTGDNWREGCY, encoded by the exons ATGGAGGATATCAACTCAAATATCAACGCGGACTTGGAGGTGAGGAAGCTCCAGGACTTGGTGAAGAAGCTCGAACAGCAGAACGAGCAGCTTAGGAGCAGGTCCACGATGTTGTCCTCTTCCGGAGCGATGTCAGGGAACCACAGACCCCTCAGCGCCGGATACGACCCGTCGTCTCTGTCAGCGGGGATGGCAGCCGGGCTGGCCGGCTTCTCTGGGGTGGGGTTCGTCGGAACGGGAGGTTACGGAGGACTCCTGGAGAACAACCGCTGTCTGAGCCCCAGACTGTCCTATGACGGCATCAGCTTCAGGAGAGCCTATGAAGGCGAGGGGGCATCGGCTGCCACCTCTGTGTCGAGTATGAACTCACTTTACTCTGACGCCGCCGGGAGCTACATCGATGAAGGCGAAACGTCAATCCTGGATGAGGTGGAGATCTTAGACCTTGAAGACATGGATTGTCTAAACGAGGACGAGGACAGCTG gctgtATGAGACAAAACTGAACAGTCCTCTCCAAAAAGCTTTGAGTCCTATTGTGTGGTGCCGCCAAGCTCTCGACAACCCCAGTCCTGAGATGGAATCAGCCAAGCGCTCCCTCATCCACAGACTGGACCTCACCATGTCAG CCAACAAGCGCAGGAGTCTGTATGGAAGCCCCTATAACCATCAAAGTTACGGAAGCCCGTACAGTACGAATGCCGCCAACAGCCCTTATAGCAGCGGTTTCAACTCCCCCTCCTCAACCCCCATTAGAGTGCCCATCATCAGACAGCAGCTAATGCCTGGGAACGCAG TACACCAGcgaaatgcagcagcagagaggaatcCACCGGCAGTGAGTCCACAGTCCTCTGTGGACAGTGAGCTGAGCACCTCAGAAATGGACGAGGACTCAGTGGGCTCCTCAACGACCTACAAACTCAACGATGTCACTGATGTTCAGATACTGGCGCGCATGCAGGAAGAGA GTTTGAGACAGGATTATGCTGCAACAGCATCCAGACGAAGCTCGGGTTCTTCCTGTCACTCGTTGAGGCGCAGCACCTTCAGCGACCAGGAGTTAGATGCACACAGTttagaggatgaggaggaagcgGTGCACCCGGCCTTCCACCTGCCCTCCAGCCGTTTTAGTCCCTCCCCTCGGCACTCTCCCCGAGCCTCCCCGAGAAATTCGCCTCGCTCACGCTCCCCTGCCCGTTCTATCGACTACAGTCACAGCCGCGGCTCACCTCAGCCCATCATTAGCCGTCTGCAGCAGCCCCGTCACTCGCTGCAGGGCCACGGCCATGAGCTGCAGACCAATGTGGTGAAGAATGAAG AAAAGCTGCGGCGGAGTCTCCCCAACCTCACACGGCCTTCGGTGGTGGCTCAGGCCCCAGAACCTGTCAAGAACAGCCGCAGCTGTGAGTCCAACCTGCAAGTGCCAAACGGAGGCTCTCCTCGACATCAGAGCCAGTCTGCCA TCCCCTCTCCCAGTAAACTGCGGACCCCAGCCACCCCGTCCCCACTGGCGCTGAGGCAGCCGGTAAAGGCCACATCCAACCCCAGCTCTGCCACTTCTACCCCCACCCGCTCCCTGGCTACTCCACGCAGTGGCCTGCCCCGCCCCAGTGTTTCAGCAGGAGGGGGCATCCCTCTGCCTCGCAGCAAGCTGGCCCAGCCTGTGCGCAG ATCTCTGCCTGCTCCTCGGACCTATGGTGGCACAGGTGACAACTGGAGAGAAGGTTGTTACTGA
- the slain2 gene encoding SLAIN motif-containing protein 2 isoform X3, which yields MEDINSNINADLEVRKLQDLVKKLEQQNEQLRSRSTMLSSSGAMSGNHRPLSAGYDPSSLSAGMAAGLAGFSGVGFVGTGGYGGLLENNRCLSPRLSYDGISFRRAYEGEGASAATSVSSMNSLYSDAAGSYIDEGETSILDEVEILDLEDMDCLNEDEDSWLYETKLNSPLQKALSPIVWCRQALDNPSPEMESAKRSLIHRLDLTMSANKRRSLYGSPYNHQSYGSPYSTNAANSPYSSGFNSPSSTPIRVPIIRQQLMPGNAVHQRNAAAERNPPAVSPQSSVDSELSTSEMDEDSVGSSTTYKLNDVTDVQILARMQEESLRQDYAATASRRSSGSSCHSLRRSTFSDQELDAHSLEDEEEAVHPAFHLPSSRFSPSPRHSPRASPRNSPRSRSPARSIDYSHSRGSPQPIISRLQQPRHSLQGHGHELQTNVVKNEEKLRRSLPNLTRPSVVAQAPEPVKNSRSCESNLQVPNGGSPRHQSQSATAQLPRYSTTSRSSPKPKQHLQSPTALRVPSPSKLRTPATPSPLALRQPVKATSNPSSATSTPTRSLATPRSGLPRPSVSAGGGIPLPRSKLAQPVRRSLPAPRTYGGTGDNWREGCY from the exons ATGGAGGATATCAACTCAAATATCAACGCGGACTTGGAGGTGAGGAAGCTCCAGGACTTGGTGAAGAAGCTCGAACAGCAGAACGAGCAGCTTAGGAGCAGGTCCACGATGTTGTCCTCTTCCGGAGCGATGTCAGGGAACCACAGACCCCTCAGCGCCGGATACGACCCGTCGTCTCTGTCAGCGGGGATGGCAGCCGGGCTGGCCGGCTTCTCTGGGGTGGGGTTCGTCGGAACGGGAGGTTACGGAGGACTCCTGGAGAACAACCGCTGTCTGAGCCCCAGACTGTCCTATGACGGCATCAGCTTCAGGAGAGCCTATGAAGGCGAGGGGGCATCGGCTGCCACCTCTGTGTCGAGTATGAACTCACTTTACTCTGACGCCGCCGGGAGCTACATCGATGAAGGCGAAACGTCAATCCTGGATGAGGTGGAGATCTTAGACCTTGAAGACATGGATTGTCTAAACGAGGACGAGGACAGCTG gctgtATGAGACAAAACTGAACAGTCCTCTCCAAAAAGCTTTGAGTCCTATTGTGTGGTGCCGCCAAGCTCTCGACAACCCCAGTCCTGAGATGGAATCAGCCAAGCGCTCCCTCATCCACAGACTGGACCTCACCATGTCAG CCAACAAGCGCAGGAGTCTGTATGGAAGCCCCTATAACCATCAAAGTTACGGAAGCCCGTACAGTACGAATGCCGCCAACAGCCCTTATAGCAGCGGTTTCAACTCCCCCTCCTCAACCCCCATTAGAGTGCCCATCATCAGACAGCAGCTAATGCCTGGGAACGCAG TACACCAGcgaaatgcagcagcagagaggaatcCACCGGCAGTGAGTCCACAGTCCTCTGTGGACAGTGAGCTGAGCACCTCAGAAATGGACGAGGACTCAGTGGGCTCCTCAACGACCTACAAACTCAACGATGTCACTGATGTTCAGATACTGGCGCGCATGCAGGAAGAGA GTTTGAGACAGGATTATGCTGCAACAGCATCCAGACGAAGCTCGGGTTCTTCCTGTCACTCGTTGAGGCGCAGCACCTTCAGCGACCAGGAGTTAGATGCACACAGTttagaggatgaggaggaagcgGTGCACCCGGCCTTCCACCTGCCCTCCAGCCGTTTTAGTCCCTCCCCTCGGCACTCTCCCCGAGCCTCCCCGAGAAATTCGCCTCGCTCACGCTCCCCTGCCCGTTCTATCGACTACAGTCACAGCCGCGGCTCACCTCAGCCCATCATTAGCCGTCTGCAGCAGCCCCGTCACTCGCTGCAGGGCCACGGCCATGAGCTGCAGACCAATGTGGTGAAGAATGAAG AAAAGCTGCGGCGGAGTCTCCCCAACCTCACACGGCCTTCGGTGGTGGCTCAGGCCCCAGAACCTGTCAAGAACAGCCGCAGCTGTGAGTCCAACCTGCAAGTGCCAAACGGAGGCTCTCCTCGACATCAGAGCCAGTCTGCCA cagctcaactCCCAAGATACTCAACCACCTCTCGTTCCTCCCCGAAACCCAAACAGCACCTCCAAAGCCCAACTGCCCTGCGAG TCCCCTCTCCCAGTAAACTGCGGACCCCAGCCACCCCGTCCCCACTGGCGCTGAGGCAGCCGGTAAAGGCCACATCCAACCCCAGCTCTGCCACTTCTACCCCCACCCGCTCCCTGGCTACTCCACGCAGTGGCCTGCCCCGCCCCAGTGTTTCAGCAGGAGGGGGCATCCCTCTGCCTCGCAGCAAGCTGGCCCAGCCTGTGCGCAG ATCTCTGCCTGCTCCTCGGACCTATGGTGGCACAGGTGACAACTGGAGAGAAGGTTGTTACTGA
- the slain2 gene encoding SLAIN motif-containing protein 2 isoform X1: MEDINSNINADLEVRKLQDLVKKLEQQNEQLRSRSTMLSSSGAMSGNHRPLSAGYDPSSLSAGMAAGLAGFSGVGFVGTGGYGGLLENNRCLSPRLSYDGISFRRAYEGEGASAATSVSSMNSLYSDAAGSYIDEGETSILDEVEILDLEDMDCLNEDEDSWLYETKLNSPLQKALSPIVWCRQALDNPSPEMESAKRSLIHRLDLTMSANKRRSLYGSPYNHQSYGSPYSTNAANSPYSSGFNSPSSTPIRVPIIRQQLMPGNAVHQRNAAAERNPPAVSPQSSVDSELSTSEMDEDSVGSSTTYKLNDVTDVQILARMQEESLRQDYAATASRRSSGSSCHSLRRSTFSDQELDAHSLEDEEEAVHPAFHLPSSRFSPSPRHSPRASPRNSPRSRSPARSIDYSHSRGSPQPIISRLQQPRHSLQGHGHELQTNVVKNEEKLRRSLPNLTRPSVVAQAPEPVKNSRSCESNLQVPNGGSPRHQSQSATAAQLPRYSTTSRSSPKPKQHLQSPTALRVPLSCCFGEEGDFIPSPSKLRTPATPSPLALRQPVKATSNPSSATSTPTRSLATPRSGLPRPSVSAGGGIPLPRSKLAQPVRRSLPAPRTYGGTGDNWREGCY; encoded by the exons ATGGAGGATATCAACTCAAATATCAACGCGGACTTGGAGGTGAGGAAGCTCCAGGACTTGGTGAAGAAGCTCGAACAGCAGAACGAGCAGCTTAGGAGCAGGTCCACGATGTTGTCCTCTTCCGGAGCGATGTCAGGGAACCACAGACCCCTCAGCGCCGGATACGACCCGTCGTCTCTGTCAGCGGGGATGGCAGCCGGGCTGGCCGGCTTCTCTGGGGTGGGGTTCGTCGGAACGGGAGGTTACGGAGGACTCCTGGAGAACAACCGCTGTCTGAGCCCCAGACTGTCCTATGACGGCATCAGCTTCAGGAGAGCCTATGAAGGCGAGGGGGCATCGGCTGCCACCTCTGTGTCGAGTATGAACTCACTTTACTCTGACGCCGCCGGGAGCTACATCGATGAAGGCGAAACGTCAATCCTGGATGAGGTGGAGATCTTAGACCTTGAAGACATGGATTGTCTAAACGAGGACGAGGACAGCTG gctgtATGAGACAAAACTGAACAGTCCTCTCCAAAAAGCTTTGAGTCCTATTGTGTGGTGCCGCCAAGCTCTCGACAACCCCAGTCCTGAGATGGAATCAGCCAAGCGCTCCCTCATCCACAGACTGGACCTCACCATGTCAG CCAACAAGCGCAGGAGTCTGTATGGAAGCCCCTATAACCATCAAAGTTACGGAAGCCCGTACAGTACGAATGCCGCCAACAGCCCTTATAGCAGCGGTTTCAACTCCCCCTCCTCAACCCCCATTAGAGTGCCCATCATCAGACAGCAGCTAATGCCTGGGAACGCAG TACACCAGcgaaatgcagcagcagagaggaatcCACCGGCAGTGAGTCCACAGTCCTCTGTGGACAGTGAGCTGAGCACCTCAGAAATGGACGAGGACTCAGTGGGCTCCTCAACGACCTACAAACTCAACGATGTCACTGATGTTCAGATACTGGCGCGCATGCAGGAAGAGA GTTTGAGACAGGATTATGCTGCAACAGCATCCAGACGAAGCTCGGGTTCTTCCTGTCACTCGTTGAGGCGCAGCACCTTCAGCGACCAGGAGTTAGATGCACACAGTttagaggatgaggaggaagcgGTGCACCCGGCCTTCCACCTGCCCTCCAGCCGTTTTAGTCCCTCCCCTCGGCACTCTCCCCGAGCCTCCCCGAGAAATTCGCCTCGCTCACGCTCCCCTGCCCGTTCTATCGACTACAGTCACAGCCGCGGCTCACCTCAGCCCATCATTAGCCGTCTGCAGCAGCCCCGTCACTCGCTGCAGGGCCACGGCCATGAGCTGCAGACCAATGTGGTGAAGAATGAAG AAAAGCTGCGGCGGAGTCTCCCCAACCTCACACGGCCTTCGGTGGTGGCTCAGGCCCCAGAACCTGTCAAGAACAGCCGCAGCTGTGAGTCCAACCTGCAAGTGCCAAACGGAGGCTCTCCTCGACATCAGAGCCAGTCTGCCA cagcagctcaactCCCAAGATACTCAACCACCTCTCGTTCCTCCCCGAAACCCAAACAGCACCTCCAAAGCCCAACTGCCCTGCGAG TCCCACTCTCCTGTTGctttggagaagaaggtgatTTCA TCCCCTCTCCCAGTAAACTGCGGACCCCAGCCACCCCGTCCCCACTGGCGCTGAGGCAGCCGGTAAAGGCCACATCCAACCCCAGCTCTGCCACTTCTACCCCCACCCGCTCCCTGGCTACTCCACGCAGTGGCCTGCCCCGCCCCAGTGTTTCAGCAGGAGGGGGCATCCCTCTGCCTCGCAGCAAGCTGGCCCAGCCTGTGCGCAG ATCTCTGCCTGCTCCTCGGACCTATGGTGGCACAGGTGACAACTGGAGAGAAGGTTGTTACTGA
- the slc10a4 gene encoding sodium/bile acid cotransporter 4: MAAQPTDPPHLIPAFWDSPLSHGINVFVGLVLCFTMLGLGCTVEVSQLGEHIRRPIGVLLALVCQFVIMPLVAFLLALAFSLGDVAAMAVLLCGCCPGGNLSNIMSLLVHGEMNLSIIMTISSTLLALVLMPLCLWIYSRAWINTPVVNLMPFGAIILTLCSTLIPIGLGVLLRYRHTRVADIVLKASLWSLLVTLVMLFILTGALLGPELLSTIPPSVYVVAALMPLCGYAAGYGLAMLFDLPPKSRRAVSLETGCQNVQLCTAILKLAFPPQLMGGMYIFPLLYALFQAAEAGIFILAYRMYRRKVLHKPDRMEDREDTDITYQRFQDDEDFQSYGAVTVSDPNTIMLDPCPPNPTAV; encoded by the exons ATGGCCGCTCAGCCGACGGACCCCCCCCACCTGATCCCCGCCTTCTGGGACTCCCCGCTCAGTCACGGCATTAATGTCTTTGTGGGGCTGGTCCTCTGCTTCACCATGCTGGGGCTGGGCTGCACGGTGGAGGTTTCCCAGCTTGGGGAGCACATCCGCAGACCCATCGGAGTGCTGCTGGCTCTGGTGTGTCAGTTTGTTATCATGCCCTTGGTGGCCTTTCTGTTGGCTTTAGCCTTTTCTCTGGGTGATGTGGCGGCGATGGCCGTGCTCCTGTGTGGCTGCTGTCCAGGAGGAAACTTGTCAAATATCATGTCTCTGCTGGTGCACGGAGAGATGAATCTAAG CATCATCATGACCATATCATCCACCCTGCTGGCGCTGGTGCTGATGCCGCTCTGTCTGTGGATCTACAGTCGGGCCTGGATCAACACCCCGGTGGTCAACCTGATGCCCTTCGGGGCCATCATCCTTACACTGTGTAGCACTCTCATCCCCATTGGTTTAGGAGTTTTGCTGAGGTACCGCCACACACGTGTGGCAGACATTGTTTTAAAG GCCTCCCTGTGGTCCCTGCTTGTCACTCTTGTAATGCTTTTCATCCTGACTGGAGCGTTGCTGGGGCCGGAGCTGCTGTCCACCATCCCACCCTCGGTGTATGTGGTGGCTGCCCTGATGCCTCTGTGTGGCTATGCAGCAGGTTATGGCCTGGCCATGCTCTTTGACCTGCCACCCAAAAGCCGGAGGGCAGTCTCTCTGGAGACCGGATGCCAAAACGTGCAGCTGTGCACCGCCATCCTGAAGCTGGCCTTCCCTCCCCAGCTGATGGGAGGGATGTACATCTTCCCTCTGCTGTACGCCTTGTTCCAAGCAGCCGAGGCCGGTATCTTCATCCTGGCCTACAGGATGTACAGGAGGAAGGTCTTACATAAACCTGATCgaatggaggacagagaggacacgGACATTACATATCAAAGGTTTCAGGATGACGAGGACTTCCAGTCATACGGTGCTGTGACTGTGAGTGACCCAAACACCATCATGCTGGACCCCTGTCCTCCAAATCCAACTGCTGTTTAA
- the anapc4 gene encoding anaphase-promoting complex subunit 4, protein MPAFRQVGEKQLPNPVLCMAWSPKRDLIALANTTGELLLHRLASFQRVWSLPPSEYTGKEITALAWRPDGKILAFSLGDTKQVVLCGVEKAEILHVFPVQHPVTCMHWMEVMEESSVLSSFYNSEDESKLFLPKLPTLPKSYSTTSKIFSEEKSDEIMNLLGEVRLNILVLGGGNGFLELYAYGMYKIATVTGVSGRCRSLSLSTDLKSLSVITEARSAENNPEICYIQLDTGLLSDCLPEVTRMARKFTHISTLLQYLHLSLTCMCEAWEDILMQMDLRLTKFVQEKNTSTQVQDEFLELLLWGQSSPELQALLMNQLTVKGLKKLGHSIESSYSSIQKLVISHLQSGSEALLYHLSEVKGMSLWKQKFEPLGLDSVAIEGAITAVGSFSLKANELLQVIDKSMKNFKAFFRWLYVAMLRMCEEHVPPELNKMTQKDIAFVADFLSEHFSENEELFDRKGKYFNVERVGQYLKDEDEDLVSPPNTKGNQWLRFLQESTHLKESPLLFPSYPQKSLHFVKRMMENVIEQCLQKPAEVIGKSVKQVTFLPLYTVPESSENTPRLFELPSLWNDKKAKMHYAVFSMPEISSCKLYLLRKGTDPNRYIPNSVVSVDLSHHLDSADDDTAAAQSLYVYSCLDARFYDDEMLTVVLQGAEDNNRHVLAQLPLASTLSCETEFKWEPNKRLDQQSSAIPCQGLVLGNQWRELESMKAQFVAVNGIRKVACVLSANLRHIRVFEMDVEDEDEEGADSQNTSADHDGTDTTMTSQGQGEEVEAEAGELGGDGLQKAEEHLESEEAPELS, encoded by the exons TATTGGCCTTCAGCCTTGGAGACACCAAACAGGTTGTGCTGTGTGGTGTTGAGAAAGCAGAGATTCTCCATGTGTTTCCAGTGCAGCACCCTGTGACCTGCATGCACTggatggaggtgatggaggagagcAG TGTCCTCAGCTCTTTTTACAACTCAGAAGATGAGTCGAAACTTTTTCTTCCCAAATTACCAACGCTGCCGAAGAG ctatAGCACAACATCAAAAATATTCAG tgAAGAAAAGTCAGATGAGATAATGAATCTCCTTGGAGAAGTCAG ACTAAATATACTTGTTCTTGGAGGAGGCAATGGTTTTCTGGAGCTTTATGCCTACGGGATGTACAAGATCGCCACTGTAACAGGA GTGTCAGGAAGGTGTCGCAGCCTCAGTCTGTCCACTGATCTCAAGTCCCTCTCTGTGATCACAGAAGCCAGATCTGCTGAAAACAACCCAGAAATCTGCTACATCCAA CTGGACACGGGGttgctgtctgactgtctgccAGAGGTCACCAGGATGGCACGGAAGTTTACACACATCTCCACCCTGCTGCAGTACCTCCATCTCTCACTTACATGTATGTGTGAGGCCTGGGAGGACATCCTAATGCAGATGGATCTTCGCCTCACAAAGTTTGTTCAG gaGAAGAACACAAGCACTCAGGTTCAAGATGAGTTTCTGGAGCTATTGTTGTGGGGACAATCAAG CCCAGAATTACAAGCTCTTCTCATGAACCAGCTGACTGTCAAG GGCTTAAAAAAGCTTGGCCACTCTATTGAGTCATCTTACTCAAGCATCCAAAAACTAGTGATCAGCCACCTGCAGAG TGGATCTGAGGCTCTGTTATATCACCTTAGTGAAGTGAAGGGAATGTCCCTCTGGAAGCAAAAGTTTGAGCCGCTTGGGCTGGACTCAGTCGCTATAGAAG gTGCGATCACAGCAGTTGgttcattttctctgaaagcCAACGAACTTCTGCA GGTGATTGACAAGAGCATGAAAAACTTCAAAGCCTTTTTTCGCTGGTTGTATGTAG ctATGCTAAGAATGTGTGAGGAGCATGTACCACCAGAACTCAACAAG ATGACTCAGAAGGACATTGCCTTTGttgctgacttcctgtctgaacaTTTCAGTGAG AATGAAGAACTCTTTGATCGCAAAGGAAAGTATTTCAATGTGGAAAGAGTTGGCCAG TACCTTAAGGACGAGGATGAGGACCTTGTATCTCCGCCTAACACCAAGGGAAACCAGTGGCTGAGGTTTTTGCAGGAGAGTACACACCTCAAGG AAAGCCCGTTGCTATTTCCTTCATATCCTCAAAAGTCTTTGCACTTCGTCAAGAGGATGATGGAAAATGTGATTGAGCAGTGTCTACAGAAACCTGCA GAAGTAATTGGGAAGTCTGTAAAACAGGTCACCTTTTTGCCCTTGTACACTGTTCCAGAGAG ttCTGAAAACACTCCACGACTTTTTGAACTTCCTTCTCT GTGGAATGACAAGAAAGCCAAAATGCATTATGCTGTGTTCAGCATGCCAGAGATTTCATCCTGCAAGCTCTACCTATTAAGGAAAGGGACCGATCCAAACAG ATATATTCCCAACAGCGTTGTGTCAGTTGACCTCAGCCACCATCTTGACAGTGCTGATGATGATACTGCTGCAGCCCA gtcTCTTTATGTTTACAGTTGCCTAGATGCTCGTTTTTATGACGATGAGATGCTAACTGTGGTCTTACAAGGAGCTGAGGATAACAACAGACATGTCCTGGCTCAGCTACCTCTGGCCTCCACCCTGAGCTGTGAGACTGAATTTAAATGGGAGCCGAATAAGAG GTTGGACCAGCAGAGCAGTGCCATCCCATGCCAAGGCCTGGTGTTAGGGAATCAGTGGCGAGAACTGGAGAGTATGAAGGCTCAGTTTGTAGCTGTCAATGGAATCCGCAAAGTGGCCTGCGTG CTAAGTGCCAATCTGAGGCACATACGCGTCTTTGAGATGGAtgtagaagatgaagatgaggagggagCTGACTCACAGAACACCAGTGCAGACCATGATGGAACAGACACTACTATGACTAGCCAGGGGCAGGGTGAGGAGGTGGAAGCTGAAGCAGGGGAGCTTGGAGGAGATGGGTTGCAAAAGGCTGAGGAGCATCTGGAGTCAGAAGAAGCCCCAGAGCTCTCTtag
- the slain2 gene encoding SLAIN motif-containing protein 2 isoform X2 — translation MEDINSNINADLEVRKLQDLVKKLEQQNEQLRSRSTMLSSSGAMSGNHRPLSAGYDPSSLSAGMAAGLAGFSGVGFVGTGGYGGLLENNRCLSPRLSYDGISFRRAYEGEGASAATSVSSMNSLYSDAAGSYIDEGETSILDEVEILDLEDMDCLNEDEDSWLYETKLNSPLQKALSPIVWCRQALDNPSPEMESAKRSLIHRLDLTMSANKRRSLYGSPYNHQSYGSPYSTNAANSPYSSGFNSPSSTPIRVPIIRQQLMPGNAVHQRNAAAERNPPAVSPQSSVDSELSTSEMDEDSVGSSTTYKLNDVTDVQILARMQEESLRQDYAATASRRSSGSSCHSLRRSTFSDQELDAHSLEDEEEAVHPAFHLPSSRFSPSPRHSPRASPRNSPRSRSPARSIDYSHSRGSPQPIISRLQQPRHSLQGHGHELQTNVVKNEEKLRRSLPNLTRPSVVAQAPEPVKNSRSCESNLQVPNGGSPRHQSQSATAAQLPRYSTTSRSSPKPKQHLQSPTALRVPSPSKLRTPATPSPLALRQPVKATSNPSSATSTPTRSLATPRSGLPRPSVSAGGGIPLPRSKLAQPVRRSLPAPRTYGGTGDNWREGCY, via the exons ATGGAGGATATCAACTCAAATATCAACGCGGACTTGGAGGTGAGGAAGCTCCAGGACTTGGTGAAGAAGCTCGAACAGCAGAACGAGCAGCTTAGGAGCAGGTCCACGATGTTGTCCTCTTCCGGAGCGATGTCAGGGAACCACAGACCCCTCAGCGCCGGATACGACCCGTCGTCTCTGTCAGCGGGGATGGCAGCCGGGCTGGCCGGCTTCTCTGGGGTGGGGTTCGTCGGAACGGGAGGTTACGGAGGACTCCTGGAGAACAACCGCTGTCTGAGCCCCAGACTGTCCTATGACGGCATCAGCTTCAGGAGAGCCTATGAAGGCGAGGGGGCATCGGCTGCCACCTCTGTGTCGAGTATGAACTCACTTTACTCTGACGCCGCCGGGAGCTACATCGATGAAGGCGAAACGTCAATCCTGGATGAGGTGGAGATCTTAGACCTTGAAGACATGGATTGTCTAAACGAGGACGAGGACAGCTG gctgtATGAGACAAAACTGAACAGTCCTCTCCAAAAAGCTTTGAGTCCTATTGTGTGGTGCCGCCAAGCTCTCGACAACCCCAGTCCTGAGATGGAATCAGCCAAGCGCTCCCTCATCCACAGACTGGACCTCACCATGTCAG CCAACAAGCGCAGGAGTCTGTATGGAAGCCCCTATAACCATCAAAGTTACGGAAGCCCGTACAGTACGAATGCCGCCAACAGCCCTTATAGCAGCGGTTTCAACTCCCCCTCCTCAACCCCCATTAGAGTGCCCATCATCAGACAGCAGCTAATGCCTGGGAACGCAG TACACCAGcgaaatgcagcagcagagaggaatcCACCGGCAGTGAGTCCACAGTCCTCTGTGGACAGTGAGCTGAGCACCTCAGAAATGGACGAGGACTCAGTGGGCTCCTCAACGACCTACAAACTCAACGATGTCACTGATGTTCAGATACTGGCGCGCATGCAGGAAGAGA GTTTGAGACAGGATTATGCTGCAACAGCATCCAGACGAAGCTCGGGTTCTTCCTGTCACTCGTTGAGGCGCAGCACCTTCAGCGACCAGGAGTTAGATGCACACAGTttagaggatgaggaggaagcgGTGCACCCGGCCTTCCACCTGCCCTCCAGCCGTTTTAGTCCCTCCCCTCGGCACTCTCCCCGAGCCTCCCCGAGAAATTCGCCTCGCTCACGCTCCCCTGCCCGTTCTATCGACTACAGTCACAGCCGCGGCTCACCTCAGCCCATCATTAGCCGTCTGCAGCAGCCCCGTCACTCGCTGCAGGGCCACGGCCATGAGCTGCAGACCAATGTGGTGAAGAATGAAG AAAAGCTGCGGCGGAGTCTCCCCAACCTCACACGGCCTTCGGTGGTGGCTCAGGCCCCAGAACCTGTCAAGAACAGCCGCAGCTGTGAGTCCAACCTGCAAGTGCCAAACGGAGGCTCTCCTCGACATCAGAGCCAGTCTGCCA cagcagctcaactCCCAAGATACTCAACCACCTCTCGTTCCTCCCCGAAACCCAAACAGCACCTCCAAAGCCCAACTGCCCTGCGAG TCCCCTCTCCCAGTAAACTGCGGACCCCAGCCACCCCGTCCCCACTGGCGCTGAGGCAGCCGGTAAAGGCCACATCCAACCCCAGCTCTGCCACTTCTACCCCCACCCGCTCCCTGGCTACTCCACGCAGTGGCCTGCCCCGCCCCAGTGTTTCAGCAGGAGGGGGCATCCCTCTGCCTCGCAGCAAGCTGGCCCAGCCTGTGCGCAG ATCTCTGCCTGCTCCTCGGACCTATGGTGGCACAGGTGACAACTGGAGAGAAGGTTGTTACTGA